The proteins below are encoded in one region of Reichenbachiella sp. 5M10:
- a CDS encoding SRPBCC domain-containing protein, with product MKEIRTEILIAAPIEVLWRVFIDFESYSDWNSIMTVSGELAVGHRLKLTVNLNGKVSSFRPKLTVIEDQRQVEWVGNLGHRRIFSGNHYFHFLPEGEGQTRFVHGERFSGVFSRGILKKVMDPTEEAFHKFNASLKEYAEDLVI from the coding sequence GAACAGAGATATTGATCGCAGCGCCTATCGAGGTGTTGTGGAGAGTTTTTATAGACTTTGAGTCTTACAGCGATTGGAATTCGATCATGACGGTGTCCGGCGAATTGGCAGTGGGGCACCGGCTGAAGCTTACGGTCAACCTCAATGGAAAGGTGTCTTCTTTCAGGCCGAAGTTGACCGTGATTGAGGATCAACGACAGGTAGAATGGGTAGGGAATTTAGGTCACCGGAGAATTTTTTCGGGCAATCATTATTTTCATTTCTTGCCCGAAGGAGAAGGGCAAACTCGATTCGTGCATGGTGAGCGGTTTTCGGGTGTGTTTAGCAGGGGGATTCTCAAGAAAGTCATGGACCCTACGGAAGAGGCCTTCCATAAGTTCAATGCTTCGCTCAAGGAATATGCCGAGGATTTGGTGATCTAG